One stretch of Comamonas testosteroni DNA includes these proteins:
- a CDS encoding 3-keto-5-aminohexanoate cleavage protein gives MSDKAIITCSITGVLTDPNQHHVPVTPEQLAQEARRAYDAGASVVHVHFRRQEEGKGHLPSWDPAVARACVDAMRAACPELIINQTTGVVGPDYQGPLDCLRATRPEMAACNAGSLNYLKTRSNGSWAWPPMLFDNQPAKVQDFLDVMAETQTLPEFECFDVGIVRCVGMYVETGMYRGLPEYNFVMGVESGMPADPDLLPILLRLKIKDAPWQTTLIGRSEIWPTHLRTAELGGHLRSGLEDTFYLPDGSKVTSNAPLIEQLARYARDVGREVATPREARQMLHLAA, from the coding sequence ATGTCCGATAAAGCCATTATTACCTGTTCCATTACCGGGGTGCTGACCGACCCGAATCAGCATCATGTGCCTGTGACGCCAGAGCAACTGGCGCAGGAAGCACGCCGAGCCTATGACGCGGGCGCATCGGTGGTGCATGTCCACTTCAGGCGCCAGGAGGAGGGCAAGGGTCATCTGCCCAGCTGGGATCCGGCAGTGGCCAGGGCCTGCGTGGATGCCATGCGTGCAGCCTGCCCCGAACTCATCATCAATCAGACCACCGGTGTGGTCGGCCCCGATTACCAGGGACCACTGGATTGCCTGCGTGCCACGCGACCCGAGATGGCGGCCTGCAATGCGGGCTCGCTCAACTATCTCAAAACCCGCAGCAACGGAAGCTGGGCCTGGCCGCCCATGCTGTTCGACAATCAGCCCGCCAAGGTGCAGGACTTTCTCGATGTGATGGCCGAGACCCAGACGCTGCCCGAGTTCGAGTGCTTTGACGTGGGCATCGTGCGCTGTGTGGGCATGTATGTGGAAACCGGCATGTACCGAGGCCTGCCCGAATACAACTTCGTGATGGGGGTGGAGTCCGGCATGCCCGCAGACCCCGATCTGCTGCCCATACTGCTCAGGCTCAAGATCAAGGATGCGCCCTGGCAGACCACGCTGATCGGGCGCAGCGAGATCTGGCCCACCCATCTGCGCACGGCCGAGCTCGGCGGACATCTGCGCAGCGGACTGGAAGACACTTTCTATCTGCCGGACGGCAGCAAGGTCACATCCAACGCTCCGCTGATCGAGCAACTGGCGCGCTATGCGCGTGATGTGGGGCGTGAAGTCGCCACTC